The genomic window attttaacgcttctaaaaatacagtttaaaaacttaatccgaaattaaaagtacttttcggtcctcagcaaactcttaaatgctattcgtaaataggccccacttggatatcttgagtagttttgatatcgcgttgtttttcctgaagctctgcacaccgtatgtgtgcccaggtaggcgggccccttaatgtgtAAACtagcatttttatattttggtaAGTTAACAAAGAATCTCTGTTAAAAACTGCATAAATAGGAaccattttaatggactgctgtaagtcgctgtcatttaggacttaactgcacatTTTCTGTGATatgcacaaggtctacagcagtaaacttttgatatgttgtgaagcatagtcgactctaccactgtgcaaaacttcagctttggacaaatttttcacaggtttgtgcctatTTATGTCTTCGTTTCCTGGACTATAAAGTGGGAACCGAGCAACAGTCTTTCCACTACCCCCATCCCGGCCACTCTCACACGCTCGCTCATGGAGCAGTTGCTTCCAGTGTGTCCCTTGGCGGAGAGAGGCCGCTCTTGTGACTTTGCAGGGCTTTTAGCTTCCTAAACAAGTAGAAATTATGTTAAGcgggaaaaaacatttttgtttgtctCTTGGTCAGCAATTTACGTTACCTTCAGTTGctctaaaacttaatttttaataggatgaaattttaaaattattatcttaatGCATTTTCCAACACAAATATCAGTGCATGTCAGGTATTTGAAAGGGAAAtaactttttgtttgttttaagttTTGTAACTTTGCCCTACTGAGGAGTGTGGACGCTATTGAATAGTTTCTAGAGAAAAGTAGGGTTCGGAGAACTGTCCCCCAGAAAATTCAAAGAATAAACTGtgtaaaacaatgtttttaagccaacctggaacttcgattatggttttgctaatttatcttaagaaattttgatattaaagGAGCATCAGTATTAAAAGGGCTGGTGTGGGGCCCCGCTAGTAGTAGGCCCTGGGTGGTTGCATGGAGCTGCTTCTGCCTACAAACAAACTTCCCTAGAGCTTTGATTTTTTTGACATGCAAAATCCAGAAATGCTGTGCAGATATCATTTCCCGGGTTCTCCCAGAGATGTGTTCGCACACCAACTATGAGTTGAATAGTTGTCCAAGAAATTTAACACATGAAAATTTTTCTGattcaatttaatgtttttgtttactgtGGTAGTTTGGCCAGAGGTTTGAAGAAGAGAACAAAGGAGTGTAGCACATCATGTGGAATCTGATTCATTTCTTTCAGTTTCGAATCTCGGCCTGGCCAacctgattttggttttccacGGTTTTCTCGTAATCACTCCAAGTAAAAGTTGAGATTGTACATTACTAAAGGCCATGGCAGATTAATTCTTCCCCATTATCcctctgtgtgtgtttgtgttaccATCACTGTTATACGACAATATGTTTGCAGATAGTGGGTCATGAATTTAATGGTtggcagggaatgccaaaacagTAGTGATGGATCAGTATCAGACAATATTTTTGATTTTCTGGATTTTCAGTTTAATTGCTTTCAACcacttcttaaaaaatatatactatgaAAAAGCATAATTTCATCTATTTAGGTGTCACCCATATTTTCTAATTATCTTATTTATATTTCTGGAGGCATCTTTTACTCCAATTTTTCTTTAGTGTAAGGCCATACTTGAATGTTGTGTTCGTTCAGTAGTCAAAGGAGTAATGTATATTGTGCTATGCACACACTTTaagcattaaattaatttttttccccaccaaCCAATAATCCTTATAGTAAATAATTAAGGCAGTGactatgtacttaaaaaaatattgcatttatgGAGACTTGCActgtaattatttactaaaactaTTGAATCTGTTTTGCATCGGTTATCAGATGTTTAAGAAATGTATCTGTAATTAGATTGGTATTGGTTTTTAGCCATATCGCCCATCACTAATAACCAGCAATTTTTGTGTAATGACAAATGTCTGGAAATGAAACCCTACAAAGTTACAGGCATGAACAGTAGTGTACAAATTTGAATTTTGCGCCCAATTAGGAGGCCACTCTAGTGGCTGAGAGGGTAAATTATCGCAACTCTGTGATGGTTAAATGCTCTGCGCGAATCAGGCAAAGAGTCAGATGCAGACTTCTATTGTTAGCCATACGAGTAGCATCCAGCAGCCTGGTGTACAGCGtggtggatggttggttgtgatATGTTAACATGTTTGACTGGGCAATTAGCTCAGTGTTGACTGTTAGTGAGTTCGGTGCTGCGATTACAGATTTAATGAACATCAGTGGCAGGGCTGACTTTACATCTGCAGAGATGGCCATGTGCACTTGTTGTATGGGGTGAAAATAGGAATTGCAACAGGAGCAGTGCACATTAACCAAAGATACTCTTCCATTAGACATGTACAGAACAGAAAGAACTTCATTCAACTCAACCAGCAACTGCCTGAAACTAGACATATCATACCATGAAGGGTAATGTACGACTGACAGGTGTTTGCTACTGCATACGGCTAACTCTAAACATCTCTGCCCGGCTCGTTGCGTTTGAATGTCACTGTGCTGTGATCGTGCGTGTTTTCAGCCAGTGAAGTGGCCCTTAGTTGGGCGTGAAATTTAAATTTGCATGCTACTGTTTACACCTGTTACTATGCAGGTTTTCTTTTCTGGACTTattttggcattccctgccacTCGTTAAATTTATGCCCTGCAATTTGCAAATACTCAGTACATAAAAAGTGTATCTGTCATTGACTAAGATTGTTTAGAGAAGTTATTGCTTGTTACCATGAACTAGTATAGGTTAATTATGGTGTGTTTATAATGACTGTCATTATTTTCTCTGCTGAAGGGATTCACAACAATGTACATCATCAAACAGCAACTCAGAATGGTCCACGAATGTTCAAGTCTCCGATATTTCAGGTAATAATGTATTTcttttattattgtaacatttttgatgtgtaacatcttagctctcgttatacagcatttcgtggaagtaattttgtgaatgtgaCAGAATTCAAGGAACGAAAtaacaaccatggtgctgccatctgtggcaaatgacacgaaccaaagttcagaaATATGTGATTCGCATCCACGCATCAAAGTTTACATAGACAGAGAAAACCTTATAGTATgaactgttaagtgaattttaacaagatggacagtattttaaaaaattatttgtcaaaaatcaggtccaaagctggagtttagtatttttttcaagtcttttttgcttatatcggagcagtttcattgtaTAGTCTAAAAGTTCAGTCTgcttatcaaatgattcaatagtcgatgtagctcctccggcagcgaattctcgTGGCacgtgcggaaactacgcgtgattcactTCCAAGatgtagttaaaaacaaaatttgcatatatttatcatgcttggcattattttaaagaattctacgttaaattttggtccgagtttcatatcataattgtattttcaacatgagaacacatgaacttgCTCATTATTGAGGTcgatattacacatctctggcgagtactgaaagattgctcacttttttttactaataaaaatgTGGAATGAgtaataaaaactatttcaaatgaaagttaattgtttttaattattttagcttagataaaatgatgaaaataaaacaatttatatttacactgttttgaagaaaaaaattgtgtttcaaaatcaccaggttgttttttttttattattattattattataatataaaaagcATTCTGTTTATGTATTATTACAATTATAAGTGATGTTTGTATAAACTACAAGCATAATTTGTTTATTTCACATTTTATTTTCTCACGTGCatgtttaataataaaatcatagGAATTCAgtgcaataatttaaataatgacaCTGTATATAAAAAATATCAGGTATATAACAGTCCTATGCCCCATACATCAAGTAATTCATATGTATGGTGTTAATTTATAGAGTGGAGCCATAGAGTTTGCTTACAATTTTATCTCTAAAGTTTCtgtttgaatatttgctaatgccTTCTCAAAATAATCATTTTATGTGTTGTAGGTACTAATGTTAAACCTGATAATAATAGAGAAGAACCTGGCACAAAAAATGAAGTTTCAGTAATTAAAAAGGCAGTCAAGAAGCTCAGgacaagaaagaaaaaacaagCAAAACGTGaaacctcatcttcaatcctgcCAGTACCACCTGCAGACGTACCAGTACCACCTGCAGAGGCACCAGTAAACAATCAGTCTGTGAAAGTGTCGAGGAAGCGTTCTGCCCAGCAACGGCAGCAACCCTCGACTACATTGCCAACGTACTTGCAGGTCACGGCATCAAGACAACCTAACGAGCAGGATTCACTTCGGAAACAGACACCACTGCAGCAGCTTCTGTCAGTGAGGTACTCTCCGCTCCTCGGTCAGCAACAACCCTTCGTGCCAAGTCGAAGTCCACAGTTCGTAAGTCAGCAGCAACCTGGTACTTCAGTGCAGTTTCCACAGCTTCTGACTCAGAAGCCTGCTACTTCAACGCTGGGTTCGCAGCTTCCAAGTCAGCCACCTGTTACTTCAGTGCTGGGTTCACAGCTTCCAAGTCAGAAGCCTGTTACTTCAGTGCGGGGTTCGCAGCTTCCAAGTCAGCCACCCGTTACTTCAGTGCTGGGTTCACAGCTTCCAAGTCAGCCACCTATTGTTATTTCAGTGCTGGATCCACAGTTTCAGAATCAGCAGTCTCTTGCACCGGTCAATCTGTTCGAGCCATCCGAAAACAACACTGCCGAACAGTCTGCAGCAACGCCACCGCTTCGATACAGTTTTTCCTGGACCTCAAATGCAAAGAAGCCCAAGCTAACCGCTGTGAAGGACTCTCAGTCGGAGGATGCGCGGGCCACTGCCAGCCCTCAGACTGCTGCTAGCATGGGAAGCGTGACCACCGAGAGTCAGCTGGTGGCTCTCAAGCACAAAATGGAAGTACAGGAACTGAAGCTGCGACTGCGCAACGCCAAAGTCAGAGCAGAGTTGGAGGAAGCTGAAATGAAGTTGAGGATGGAATCAAGCATGCAGGAACTAGCAAACAAGAAGTTAAAACACGATATCCTCGCAGCAAAATTACACTTTTACTCCAAGTTGTGTGCTGCTGAGAAACTGTAACTCCGTAGACTTTTGCCAGCCATTTTCGATagtgaattttatatatattgtacAAAGGGTATCAATTATAAAATGCAGcaaagtgaaagaaaaaaaaaatttgtgtacatCATAAAATAGCATCAAAAAAGACGGTGAAAAATCAGGGATCATCTTAAAGTGCAAGTTCTGTTGATTGTTGTCAAATGAGTATTAATTATTATTGACATGAAATTAACTTAGTTTTGATACAAACATTTTAAGTGAATTCTAGTCTATAAATCATGACAATATTTAAGAAATTCTATTATTAACTTCCTTTCAATTATTAAGTGAAGAACTAGTGTTCAAGATTTTGGTTAAGTTTTTTTTCATTCCTAAGTAAGTTTTGATGTCAAGAATTTCCATACATTAGAAATCTACATCTAAAatgttttgactttattttttttaaatttttacatttctaggcctgtgcaaatactgaaaattgtaaatattaaacaaataatttattatttatactcaGTTTTATTTCAGATAAatacacttttaattaaaaaatatttgtattcaaaGTGTAGTGAAGCTCTTTCATATCATCTAAGGTAATGATCGAGATTAAAGTTAAAGAGTTACTGTTATACAACATAGATGTGTTCATCCCAGTTTAAATTTACTAATGGGCTCGATATAACTACCCAGAGTTTATTTCAACATGTGCCCAGTGAACAGCAGAACTGCTTAAGTTTGTACTAGCAGACAGTTTGACAAGTTGAAAATGCAAATAATGAGCCTTTTACACCACTTGTTGgagcttgggggggggggggggggccaaacatcagaaatatatttattttatatttctgtaTAATTACAACCATTAATCTGTATGTGTGTTAataaaaattgggataaaaataTTTCCTCTCAGtattcacattcattatttgtagggacctgaaaaaatcgcgatcGCGATAAACCCGAAAAATAAAGCGAATTTTGATGTTTTGAAGCTAAAATGCGATTTTCTCATTTTTTCCGTCTTTGTCACGAATTTCAACACAAAAGCATTAATTTTACGTTTCTTCTCCCCAATACCAAGAACCATCACGGTATCTTCACATGCTGGGCCGAGGGTtagaacagcttagttgaaaaactacacgctTTGCCTTTAAAATGCGTTACTTGTGCCAGTTTTGGCCACTGTTATTTTTCTTTATGGCTTTTGAAATGTTTACAGAGGGCTGGAAGAGCTTAGTTGAGAAACTACACGTTTTGCGTCTAATGTGCGTTACTTATGTCAGTTTTGACCTCTTCTTGTTTTTCTTTGTGGCTTTTGAAATGTCGGCAGAGTGCTGGGTGAGTAAGCTTGGTTGAAAAACAACACGCTTTGCGTCTAAACTGTGTTACTTATGCCTGTTTTGACGCTGTTGGTTTTACTGCCTTGGAAATGTCTCCGTGAAGCTGTAGCGAGAGGGGACAGGGGGGTGACAGGTGACGACACTTTGGACTTTCCCTGAAAAGGATTTACgattggggggagggagggagggagggagacagcGCTAATGGAACTCGAACTCGCCACAGGATGCCTCAGCCTTCCTCCTTGCTTTGTTACTGCCGTGAAAGGCCGCCCCCTCCCCTTGTCAAACATCTATCTTTCCTCCACTGCCCCCTCCCCTTGCCTAACATCTATCTTTCCTCCGGCGCTCCACATCCTCTGTTTATATGTTAGCGCTCAGAACGTCTTTTATGCTGCAGGCgaccaaactatttttttttatagctgcCTGCTTGTTGTTTTAATATACCCTTGTAAACATTGCCGTTATCAACATTTCCAGGCTTAAATGTTAATTGCTCTACataagaaatgccaaaaaatgtgGTTAGTGCAAGGCAACGAGCTGATGAGTTCAAAAGTGATGGTATTTATGCATCCGATGCTGTTACACTAATGTGTAAATACTGTAACTGCAGAGTTACATTTGAGAGAAAAGATTCTGTGGCAAAGCACATAAAAAGTGACAAACATGTGAATGCCAAGCAAAAATTCTCTAGTGGTCCTTCCGATAGGAAATTGcagacatctgttgttgaaaatttCAACAGTGTCAAACGGCGAAAGATAGACATTGAAAACTTGGCACTGAAGACAACTGAGGCGTTCGCGAAAGCAAATATACCCCTGGAAAAATTGGAAGATCCAAACATAAAGTTGTGGTTGAATGAATTCATTGAAGGTGAgaagtttttaaatttactttattatgtAGTTCCAGTTATAATGTGGTTATAAAATCCATATTTAGAATGATGCATTTCTTATTCAAACctgtgtttattatgtagttCAAGAAATCATAGaataacttgattttagtatgtcaattaattatattttagattGTAGTGCATAAAACATAGCTGTATATgctatacaaaatgtattttataaaaagtatcatctgtaaataaaataattatctgaCTTTTCTTTTGGTTTTAGGTGGTGGAGATTTACCATGTGTAAAAACTCTAAGGGAGAAATATACACCTCAGTTGGCAGAACAACACTTCAACAAAGTCAAAGATGTTGCATCAGAAAATCCTTTGTATATACTATGTGATGAAACCACTGACAGCAAGGGAAGGTGTGTTTTGTAATACTGTTTCAAGTTAATACAGCAATATTTGATACTGCAAAACTTCTAGTTGCTTCCGTTAGTTTCTTGCAGAAGGCAGACGCTACAACTTGTGCTCAGGCTATAACAGACTGTATTAGCAAGTATGGTGTTAAGTACCAGAATATCATGGGACTCATAACTGATTCTGCCAGATACATGACCAAATGTGTCACAAGTCTGCAAGTGTTGTTTGGTGATCATGTTGCTCACATCCAGTGCTGGGCTCACAAACTCTCCCTTGTCGGAAACGTGCTTAGTAGTGAACTTACTGAAGTAAACTCTGCTGTGGTGAATGTGAAGTCTGCATTCCTAAACACCAGGAAAAGAAAGCACCTGTTCCTCAAGTACTTGGAAGAAAAAACATCACAGCCTGCTTCGCCATTTCCAGTGCCTGTCATAACTCGCTGGAATTCCTGGTTCAAGTCTGTGTTTTATCTGGCTGAGAACTTTGTTCACATAATTGCATTTTTCAGGGGGTATGAGCTTCAGGAGGTGGGTAATGCTGGTATCAGGTACTTGTCTTCATTATCTGACAAGgatgttaacattattttagcTCAGTGTGTGTTCATCAGACATCATGCAGCTGATCTCGTGAACCTTCTGACCAAACTTGAAGGTTCAAAGTATCCAACAGGTCATACTCTGTATGGTGATGTTGAGTGTATCCGTAAAGATTTTGAGTGTGTATCAAAGGGTGTGTTTTGTTCTGCTTTTGAAAATGCTACCCGTAACTTAAATACTAGTGACCAAGCTCGTGCTAGGCACAAATGCCAAAAGGCTACAGCTTTGAGCATGGACAAAATGCAAATGTTGTTGAACAATGACCCTTCTGCGGCAGTATTTAAGGCTTTAAATAAGTGTTTCAACCCAAAGAACATCATCCTTAACAAGACAGAAGATGTTATTTCAGTAATGAAATCCATTCCTGAACTCAGTAATTTTCAGAACACTGAACTTTTCAAGGGTTACGAAGCCCTGAAAGAAGATGTGCAAGAGATTTGCAAGACTGAAAATCATGTAGATATGTTGAAAGTGCTGACTTCTCAAAGTATAAATTACCATAATTTTGCATTAGCAGCCCTCCGTGCTGTTTACAGACCGACAAACAATGTTGACAGTGAACGTTTACTTAGTCACTACAACTTAGTTGTCACAGACAGAAGGCAAAACCTGAAAGAAAGAAATGTTGAAGTGTTCACTATGCTGTCATTTGATGACTGAATTCCTGAtttataatttgaatatttatgaacatttacttttttttaaaaataggatAAAACAAttacttacaaaacaaaatttctgtaaagttatttataaacattagTTTACGGTTTGACCTTTAAATGCCgtcaaataaaaatgaaaaaaaataaaaataataacctcactttttgttgcgaattttgtaaaaaataacaccgcttttaagaaaaaataacctcccttttttcaggtctctaattatttgtAGTTGAGAATATTTGGatattatacaaattttaatttaattctaaCTTAAATCCTGATATTCACACAGGTCCATAtcaatcatgatttttttttttttaagatacaaacaattatttttagtaataaaagtaaataaaatagttaGGGAATATTTTACTATTTCACAACATATAAGCAGAATCCTGTTAACCACTGTTCTAGCCCATTTATAACAAACTGGACATTCTGAAAGTTAACCAAATTGgcagtataattattttaatagcagtaataatttaatgaatttttaaccagATGAATTTAAGTATAACATTTTAACATTACCACATCTGGCTGGCAATTTGTTCAGTGTCATAAAAAGTGCAACAATAGTGAAATTTGAAAATATCTGAATTTATATTTGTTCACTATATTTACTTTTGAAAATTGTCTCAAATTGTATTACACTTAACGACTTAACAAACAGCCCAATGTTCTTAAAGTTTCTCCGATTTGTGAATGTTTCAGGTGCAGCAATTTCTAATTAGTACAATATCAAAATTAAGGACTTCAGAGTCCTTaactataaaattgtaaataaaaactaGGATTTATGTATACTGCTAAAGAATTGAGAATCAATGTATTATTTATAGGCCTGTGCGAACATTCAAATTTTCGAACACGAATATTCGTTTGCTTACAAATACTTGTCATagcatacctcgtgagtttgtcatataccaacgTTCACTGCTCAGATTGTCATTTTTGCGATATGAATATCCTTTTTGGATGTTTAAGATGTCTTCATCATCCAAAACATGAAAAATAAGCTACGTTTTAAACGTGCaaaaagtatcaatttttttttactgctatcTCGCTAAACAGTAACTCAAAAACTAAAACAGAGCATTTTGTctttcaaacttgaaaaaaaaaaatttgttttatttttgttacaagCATTAGAAGTGGGTAAAAAATAAAcgtcaacaaccatggactatAACACTACAAAACACAACACTCCATTAAATTGATATTCACAATCACTTTAACACCAATGTGATACAGTAGAAGCTTACTTGCTGCATGTATCTTTGACAAAACAGATGTTGCGacttagatataaaaaaaaggtaaataatggtttaagattccagGTAAAATTAGCAAAAAATAGTGTTTAGAGTATTACTTAGCGAAAATAAAATTTCTCTGGCTGCAGATAACAAACTCATGAATTTttagggtttaaatatgtaaatgttaGCTCGTTCAATCACTAATTTTGGaatacagaattttttaaaaaattcacattttccgTAAAATAGATTGCTATGGGTTTCACAATATTTTGCTGTTCGCAAAAATTTGGGGGTAAATATGTAAAGTAGCAGGTTGTGAAAAATAAAGCTTATAAACAAGAACTGAAATGAAAGATTGttttgttaagttaggttaaattaggttagttgcataattaaaaaaactattatttcatcatttaaatattttaacaaacattttccatataaatattgtagctgacttaacctaactaACGTTGTACttaagtattatttgtctaattttccataAGTTATTATGatgtgaaaaacatttttttagtagtATTCTAATTTTCATTcataatattcaaatttaataGATATTTGTATTcacgaataatttgatattcatattcgATTTGAACTAAagaactgatattcgcacaggccaaTTTTGAGTGTAGGATGGATTACGATTCCATC from Bacillus rossius redtenbacheri isolate Brsri chromosome 1, Brsri_v3, whole genome shotgun sequence includes these protein-coding regions:
- the LOC134546358 gene encoding histone acetyltransferase KAT6A-like, with translation MDGEEFIIYDYDENTIKKEVEEIEDPLSVEEVPVHDPLDPETHGQEESDVAIKEEAITSWNRKNEVENEGHQELIKSVYHPDDALDSREAASPLPYPDEQNRTKEVENDGHQELITSDYHPDEALDSREATSPPPYLDDQKRTNGVDNEEHQELITSDHHLDDVPVSREVESPPSYYDDQSRDNGVESENDQEVNSDHHPDNDPVSCEAPFSPSPREGQERPKHEPSRESPMAPFISNRMQSPLTPPKSPRSSAFDAVARSGAGEAGGSPEPSVSNLPIDQPTSADFNSPEIICVDSDSENEQRDSQQCTSSNSNSEWSTNVQVSDISGTNVKPDNNREEPGTKNEVSVIKKAVKKLRTRKKKQAKRETSSSILPVPPADVPVPPAEAPVNNQSVKVSRKRSAQQRQQPSTTLPTYLQVTASRQPNEQDSLRKQTPLQQLLSVRYSPLLGQQQPFVPSRSPQFVSQQQPGTSVQFPQLLTQKPATSTLGSQLPSQPPVTSVLGSQLPSQKPVTSVRGSQLPSQPPVTSVLGSQLPSQPPIVISVLDPQFQNQQSLAPVNLFEPSENNTAEQSAATPPLRYSFSWTSNAKKPKLTAVKDSQSEDARATASPQTAASMGSVTTESQLVALKHKMEVQELKLRLRNAKVRAELEEAEMKLRMESSMQELANKKLKHDILAAKLHFYSKLCAAEKL